In a genomic window of Wyeomyia smithii strain HCP4-BCI-WySm-NY-G18 chromosome 1, ASM2978416v1, whole genome shotgun sequence:
- the LOC129731641 gene encoding basic helix-loop-helix transcription factor amos-like: protein MSNFSFFPSPPYSDDLRSPSPNSTRDGFCPEQNIPLTSLYLPHFQSVNNAVKSCNKIPKPSWIKPVCKSTVTAKSSRKSSRKRKLIPPVLRRKRRLAANARERKRMHALNEAFDRLRRYLPTIGNDRQLSKHETLQMAQSYITALCELLK, encoded by the coding sequence ATGtcgaatttttctttttttccatcACCCCCCTATAGTGATGATCTACGTTCACCCAGTCCAAATTCTACGAGAGATGGCTTTTGTCCTGAACAGAATATTCCACTGACATCGTTGTATTTGCCCCATTTCCAATCGGTCAATAATGCTGTGAAAAGTTGTAACAAGATTCCGAAACCAAGTTGGATTAAACCCGTTTGCAAATCGACCGTCACTGCAAAGTCATCGAGAAAATCAAGCCGAAAGAGGAAACTGATTCCCCCGGTGCTACGACGGAAACGTCGACTGGCAGCGAACGCTCGAGAACGGAAGCGAATGCACGCGTTGAATGAAGCCTTCGATCGATTGCGACGCTATCTGCCGACGATCGGAAACGATCGGCAGCTATCGAAACACGAAACGCTGCAAATGGCGCAAAGCTACATAACTGCCCTCTGCGAGCTGCTGAAATGA